A genomic window from Prunus persica cultivar Lovell chromosome G2, Prunus_persica_NCBIv2, whole genome shotgun sequence includes:
- the LOC18787305 gene encoding RNA-binding protein 38 isoform X2 has translation MVSSSNSNSGTHVQFGDTSHTKIFVGGLPWETQRDTMKRYFEQFGEILEAVVITDKITARSKGYGFVTFKDPEAAGRACENPNPIIDGRRANCNLAALGAQKNHSATPQPHERGGLLNLNETEEGMKKSRASSRPFINTTSTYLYFHQHNPQYAFPYYSAYGYPVYQQDNYAMMQSYNYNGYGGGGGGRGQHHCYPNSSNAAGGPGGYHPFYFYSPSPMMILVQQQQPQQRGPTTSNAKLEPTASSHTLTLTGKQQQHPLRQDPTRRRN, from the exons ATGGTGAGCTCCTCAAACTCAAACAGTGGCACACATGTACAATTCGGTGATACAAGTCACACCAAGATATTTGTGGGTGGATTGCCATGGGAGACTCAAAGAGACACCATGAAACGCTATTTCGAGCAGTTCGGGGAGATCCTAGAGGCCGTTGTCATCACTGACAAAATCACAGCAAGATCAAAAGGCTATGgtttt GTAACGTTCAAGGATCCAGAAGCAGCAGGGAGAGCTTGTGAAAATCCTAATCCTATCATTGATGGAAGGAGGGCAAATTGTAATCTTGCAGCCCTAGGAGCCCAGAAGAATCATTCAGCCACTCCTCAACCTCATGAACGTGGTGGTTTGCTGAACCTGAATG AAACTGAGGAGGGAATGAAGAAATCCAGAGCATCATCCAGACCCTTTATCAACACAACCTCTACGTATTTATATTTCCATCAACACAACCCCCAATATGCATTCCCCTATTATTCTGCTTACGG ATATCCAGTTTACCAGCAGGACAACTATGCAATG ATGCAGAGTTATAATTACAATGGATATGGTGGTGGCGGCGGTGGTCGGGGCCAACACCACTGCTACCCTAACTCTAGTAATGCTGCTGGAGGTCCTGGAGGGTATCATCCGTTTTATTTCTATTCTCCATCACCTATGATGATTCTTgtacagcagcagcagccacaGCAACGGGGCCCAACAACTTCCAACGCCAAACTAGAACCAACGGCCTCCTCACACACACTCACACTCACAGGGAAACAGCAACAGCATCCCCTCAGACAAGAtccaacaagaagaagaaactga